The genomic window GTAGGTGTTCCCCACGAGGAGCCAGCTGTACGCGACCTGTTCGCCGCCCCCGGGCACGAGAAGCGAGACCCCGCCGGTGCTGTCCACCGATCCTTGGGCGATCGCGTTCATGCCCAGGATCCCGTCCTCGGCGTCCCGCCACGTGCCCTCGCGCTGCTGCCACTCGCTGATCCCGACCGCGTACTGGGTCCAGCCCTGGTCGGTCGGCGTGAGCACGTTCGCGTGGAACCAGCGGGGGCCCTTATAGTGGAAGAGCCCTTTGCTGTTGGGATCGTAGTACGCGGTATCGCCGTACGCGGTGCCGCTGATGTCGAAGTCATGGTGGCAGAACACGCGCACCTCGCGCGGCCCGGGCGCGAGGTTCCCCACCGCGATCCGGCGGACGAACGCGTTGACGTGGAAGTCCACGCACTCTTGGAGCCCGAGCCGGATGCCGAGCCCCGCATGCTCGAGCGTCACGTCGGTGACGAGGGTGTCGGGGAGGTACCTCGCGGTGCCCCGCCACCCGTCGTCGCCGACCCACGCGAAGCGTCCGTCCACCCACAGCCCCAACCGGCACTGGTGCCCGACGAGATGGTTCTCGCCGCCGACGTACGGGTAGTAGAGATCCACCAGGCGGTGCTGGAGGTCAAAGTTGATCTGCATCGAACCGTTGCCGATCGGCAGGTCTCGGGGCATCCGAGCACCTCCTCCCCGTAGTCTTCGCCGCCGCGCCGCCCATTCCCGACCCTCCAGGAGAGATTCCCATCGGACGGCCGGAGGAGGACACGGGCGGCGGATGCAATTCTGAGGGGAGGAAGCGGCGTCCGCACCGGGCGGCGCTGCGAGGAGCCTGCATGGCCATTATGGCGATCAGCGTCACACCGATCGGGACCGGGTCTCCGAGCGTCGGCTCGTACGTGGCCGAGGCGGTCCGCGTGATTGCGGACAGCGGCCTGCGCTACGAGCTACGGGCGATGCACACGGAGGTGGAGGGCGATCTCCCCGCGCTCCTCGCCCTCGTGCCCAAGATCCACGAGGCCTGTTTCGACCAGGGCGCGAGGCGCGTCTCCACCGTGATCAAGCTCGACGACCGGCGGGACGCCCCCTCGTCTATCGCGGGCAAGGTCCGGTCTGTGCAGCAGCGCCGGGGACGGGCGTAGCCGGGTCCGATGGCGCGGGGCGTCCTGGACCGGCTCGACCGGTGGTTCGATCGCAGGTACCAGATCCGTCCGATCGGGGGCGGCGGGTTCATCTTCAGGCTCGGGCTGATCCGCTACCGCGGTCCGCGCCTGCTGCTTCAAGACGGCACGACCGTCGCGCCCGGGGATGTCGTCGGCGAGCTGCACATGGACAACCAGCGCGCCGCGGCCCTCCACGAGGGGGGCAGGGGCGGGCTGCGATTTCGCCGCGAGGTGTTCCGCCTGCTGCCCGTGCTGGCCGCGGATCTCGTGGCGCGTCCGGAGTACCGTTCGGTCAACGCGATCTGCGGCGCGAGCCTGTTCTGGCAGGAAGCGCAGCGCGCCGGGTTCGAGCACCGCCCGCTGCCGCCGTTTACGCGCTGGTGGCTCGCCTGGTGGGAACGCTACCTGCTGGCGAAGTATCATCCCGAGG from bacterium includes these protein-coding regions:
- a CDS encoding MTH1187 family thiamine-binding protein, with the translated sequence MAIMAISVTPIGTGSPSVGSYVAEAVRVIADSGLRYELRAMHTEVEGDLPALLALVPKIHEACFDQGARRVSTVIKLDDRRDAPSSIAGKVRSVQQRRGRA